From a single Raphanus sativus cultivar WK10039 chromosome 3, ASM80110v3, whole genome shotgun sequence genomic region:
- the LOC108846434 gene encoding LOW QUALITY PROTEIN: chlorophyll a-b binding protein CP26, chloroplastic (The sequence of the model RefSeq protein was modified relative to this genomic sequence to represent the inferred CDS: inserted 1 base in 1 codon; deleted 1 base in 1 codon; substituted 1 base at 1 genomic stop codon) — protein sequence MASVGVSEMLGTPLNFREMSRSSAPLSSHPATFKTVALFSKKKRAPAKVKTVSVANDELTKWYGPDRRIFLPDGLLDRSEIPEYLNGEVAGDYGYDPFGLGKKPENFAKXTGSVMNVVAFELIHARWAMLGAADFIIPEALNKYGANCGPEALNKYGANCGPEAVWFNTGALLLDGNTLNYFGKNIPINLVLAVVAVFVLLGEAEYYRITNRLDFEDKLYPGGPFDPLGLAKDPEQGALXIKNGRLAMFAMFGFFIQAYLAGECPVENLSKHLNDPFRNNLLTVIARTAERAPTL from the exons ATGGCGTCTGTGGGTGTTTCGGAAATGCTTGGTACGCCCCTTAACTTCAGGGAAATGTCAAGATCGTCTGCTCCATTGTCATCGCACCCGGCTACCTTCAAGACAGTTGCTCTGTTCTCCAAGAAAAAGCGTGCTCCTGCCAAGGTCAAGACCGTCTCTGTTGCTAACGATGAACTCACCAAGTGGTATG GTCCTGACAGGAGAATTTTC TTGCCGGATGGTCTTTTGGACAGATCAGAGATTCCAGAGTACTTGAATGGTGAAGTTGCTGGAGA CTATGGCTATGATCCATTTGGACTTGGCAAAAAGCCTGAGAATTTTGCTAAGTAA ACTGGTTCTGTAATGAATGTGGTCGCCTTTGAGTTGATCCACGCGAGATGGGCTATGTTGGGAGCAGCTGATTTCATCATCCCTGAAGCTCTAAACAAATATGGCGCTAACTGTGGTCCTGAAGCTCTAAACAAATATGGCGCTAACTGTGGTCCTGAAGCCGTCTGGTtcaac ACTGGTGCTCTGCTTCTTGATGGAAACACATTGAACTACTTTGGCAAGAACATCCCAATCAACCTTGTTCTTGCCGTAGTTGCTGTGTTTGTTCTCCTCGGTGAAGCCGAGTACTACAGAATCACCAACAGATTG GATTTTGAGGACAAGCTATATCCAGGAGGTCCATTTGATCCTTTGGGACTTGCTAAGGACCCTGAACAAGGAGCTC AGATCAAGAATGGGAGATTAGCCATGTTTGCGATGTTTGGTTTTTTCATCCAAGCTTATCTTGCTGGAGAATGTCCTGTTGAGAACCTTTCAAAGCATCTCAATGATCCTTTTAGAAACAATCTGCTTACCGTCATAGCTAGAACCGCTGAGAGAGCTCCTACTCTTTAA
- the LOC108846844 gene encoding protein BEARSKIN2, translated as MGSSSNGGVPPGFRFHPTDEELLHYYLKKKISYHKFEMEVIREVDLNKLEPWDLQERCKIGSTPQNEWYFFSHKDRKYPTGSRTNRATHAGFWKATGRDKCIRNTYKKIGMRKTLVFYKGRAPHGQKTDWIMHEYRLEDADDSQGNPSEDGWVVCRVFMKKNLFKVVTEGGSSINSTDHYNHDASNNTNTLQARSFMHRDSPYQLVRNHGATTFELNKPDLTLHQYPPIFHKPPSLGFDYSSGLPRDCESAASEGLQYQQACEPGLEVGTCDTVASHNHQQGLGEWSMMDRLVTCHMGNEDSSRGIRFEDGNNNSSSVVQPVPETNQLTLRSEMDFWGYSK; from the exons ATGGGTTCGTCGTCGAACGGAGGAGTGCCACCTGGGTTTCGGTTTCATCCGACAGACGAAGAGCTTCTCCATTACTACCTAAAGAAGAAAATCTCTTACCATAAGTTTGAGATGGAAGTTATCAGAGAGGTTGACTTAAACAAGCTCGAGCCTTGGGATTTACAAG AGAGATGCAAGATAGGGTCAACTCCGCAAAACGAATGGTATTTCTTCAGCCACAAGGATAGGAAATACCCTACCGGGTCAAGGACCAACCGTGCTACTCATGCGGGGTTCTGGAAGGCAACAGGACGAGACAAATGCATAAGAAACACTTACAAGAAGATAGGAATGAGGAAGACACTTGTATTCTACAAAGGAAGAGCTCCTCATGGCCAAAAGACTGATTGGATCATGCATGAGTACCGTCTTGAAGATGCTGATGATTCTCAAGGCAACCCTAGT GAAGATGGATGGGTGGTTTGTAGGGTATTCATGAAGAAGAATTTGTTCAAGGTAGTGACTGAAGGAGGCTCAAGCATTAACTCAACGGACCATTACAATCATGATGCCTCCAACAACACCAACACGCTCCAAGCCCGTAGTTTCATGCACCGAGACAGTCCTTACCAGCTAGTACGTAACCACGGAGCCACGACCTTCGAACTCAACAAGCCTGACCTTACACTTCATCAATACCCACCAATCTTCCATAAGCCACCTTCCCTTGGATTTGACTACTCTTCAGGGCTTCCAAGGGATTGCGAAAGTGCGGCTAGTGAAGGGCTACAATACCAGCAAGCGTGTGAGCCGGGTTTAGAGGTTGGCACGTGTGATACAGTGGCTAGTCATAACCATCAACAAGGTTTAGGGGAATGGTCAATGATGGACAGGCTTGTGACTTGTCATATGGGAAATGAAGATTCTTCTAGAGGGATTAGGTTTGAGGATGGTAACAACAATTCTTCGTCTGTTGTCCAGCCAGTTCCTGAGACGAATCAGCTTACGTTGCGAAGTGAGATGGATTTCTGGGGTTATTCTAAATAG
- the LOC108844490 gene encoding nascent polypeptide-associated complex subunit alpha-like protein 4: MPGSVVEEVKIEESIKEQMKLEKEDDVVVEDVKDGDEDDDVDDDDDDNVDGAGDNESSKQSRSEKKSRKAMLKLGMKPVTDVSRVTIKRSKNVLFVISKPDVFKSPNSETYVIFGEAKIDDMSSQLQAQAAQRFKMPDVASMIPNTDASEAAAVAAQEEDEDDDDVDETGVEAKDVELVMTQAGVSKAKATKALKANDGDIVSAIMELTT, from the exons ATGCCAGGCTCTGTTGTTGAAGAAGTTAAGATTGAGGAATCCATCAAAGAGCAAATGAAGCTCGAG AAGGAAGATGATGTTGTCGTTGAGGATGTCAAAGACGGAGATGAAGACGACGATGTGGATGACGATGACGATGACAACGTCGATG GAGCTGGTGACAATGAGAGCTCTAAACAAAGCAGAAGCGAGAAGAAAAGCCGCAAAGCTATGCTGAAACTTGGAATGAAACCTGTCACAGATGTTAGCAGAGTGACTATCAAGAGATCAAAGAAT GTTTTGTTTGTCATCTCGAAGCCGGATGTGTTCAAGAGTCCCAACTCGGAGACGTATGTGATATTCGGTGAGGCCAAGATTGATGACATGAGCTCTCAGCTACAAGCTCAAGCTGCTCAGAGGTTCAAGATGCCGGACGTTGCTTCTATGATCCCTAACACCGATGCTTCTGAAGCTGCCGCGGTTGCTGCACAAGAGGAggacgaagatgatgatgatgttgatgagacCGGTGTTGAAGCCAAGGATGTTGAGCTCGTGATGACTCAGGCTGGTGTTTCTAAGGCCAAAGCCACTAAGGCTCTTAAAGCCAATGATGGAGATATCGTTTCCGCCATCATGGAACTCACTACGTAG
- the LOC108847246 gene encoding protein DMR6-LIKE OXYGENASE 2-like, with the protein MQTSATSKLLVSDIASSVDHVPSSYIRPISDRPNLHDVDISSNSIPLIDLQELHGPKRANIIYQLEHACSSYGFFQIKNHGVPEKTIKRMMTVAREFFRQPESERVKHYSADTKKTTRLSTSFNVGSEKVSNWRDFLRLHCLPIEDFINEWPSHPVSFREITAEYATSIRALVLILLEAISESLGLEKDRVSNTLGKHGQHMALNYYPPCPQPDLTFGLPGHKDPNLITVLLQDEVSGLQVFKDGKWIAVHPIPNTFIVNIGDQMQVISNDKYKSVLHRAVVNSDKERISIPTFYCPSFDAVVAPQQELISEEEDSPAIYRSFTYAEYYEKFWDRALATESCIDSFKFPKT; encoded by the exons ATGCAAACTTCTGCAACATCTAAGCTCCTCGTATCCGACATCGCCTCCTCCGTTGATCACGTCCCTTCAAGCTACATCCGACCAATCTCTGACCGTCCAAATCTGCATGATGTTGACATTTCCAGCAACTCCATCCCTCTTATCGATCTCCAGGAACTTCATGGACCTAAACGAGCCAACATTATCTACCAATTAGAACATGCATGCTCCTCTTATGGCTTCTTCCAG ATCAAGAACCATGGAGTACcagaaaaaacaatcaaaagaaTGATGACTGTGGCGAGAGAGTTTTTCAGGCAGCCAGAGAGCGAAAGAGTGAAGCATTACTCTGCGGATACAAAAAAGACGACGAGACTCTCCACAAGTTTTAACGTCGGCTCAGAGAAAGTCTCTAACTGGAGAGACTTCCTCCGACTCCATTGCCTTCCCATCGAAGATTTTATCAACGAATGGCCCTCACATCCCGTCTCATTCAGAGAAATCACAGCCGAATACGCTACAAGCATTAGAGCCTTAGTCTTGATACTTCTTGAGGCAATCTCAGAGAGCTTAGGTCTTGAGAAAGACCGTGTAAGCAATACATTAGGCAAACACGGTCAACACATGGCCTTGAACTACTATCCTCCGTGTCCTCAACCCGATCTAACGTTCGGACTTCCCGGacataaagatccaaacttgaTCACTGTTCTTCTTCAAGACGAAGTCTCTGGTTTACAGGTCTTTAAAGATGGTAAATGGATCGCTGTTCATCCTATACCCAACACTTTTATTGTCAACATAGGTGACCAAATGCAG GTCATTAGCAAtgacaaatacaagagtgtgCTACACAGAGCGGTTGTGAATAGTGACAAAGAGCGGATATCGATACCAACATTCTACTGTCCTTCTTTCGATGCTGTGGTTGCCCCACAACAAGAGCTGATCAGTGAGGAAGAAGATTCCCCTGCTATTTACAGAAGCTTTACTTATGCTGAGTATTATG